A single Arachidicoccus sp. BS20 DNA region contains:
- a CDS encoding response regulator, with protein sequence MQTILLIEDNADIRENMSEILELAGYKVFTAENGKVGVSLALEHKPDLIVCDIMMPVLDGYGVLHMLHKNNALANTPFIFLTAKSERAEIRKGMEMGADDYITKPFDGTELLNAIESRLKKVALLKEEFASNLKGMNELISASAGKDYLQELKENRSENSYKKKQLIYSEGNHPSRLFYVVKGKVKTYKRNDDGKELIIGLYNEGDFLGYMALLEGTTYKETAEALEETELAIIPKSEFDALLGSNPAVMKKFIGILAGNIYDNEERLLSTAYNSLRKKVADTLVTLYKKYNTTNSADFCIDLSRENLAAIAGVAKESLIRTLSDFKDEKLISLQGSRIQILSLSKLENMFN encoded by the coding sequence ATGCAAACCATTTTATTGATAGAAGACAATGCAGATATAAGAGAAAATATGTCCGAAATACTGGAGCTTGCAGGCTACAAAGTATTTACTGCCGAAAACGGAAAAGTGGGCGTAAGCCTCGCCTTAGAGCATAAACCCGATTTAATAGTTTGTGATATTATGATGCCTGTACTCGATGGTTACGGTGTGCTGCACATGCTGCACAAAAACAATGCGCTGGCAAATACGCCTTTCATTTTTCTCACTGCAAAATCGGAAAGAGCTGAGATAAGAAAGGGCATGGAAATGGGCGCCGACGATTATATTACAAAACCGTTTGACGGAACGGAATTATTGAATGCCATTGAAAGCAGATTGAAAAAAGTAGCGCTGTTGAAAGAAGAATTTGCAAGTAACTTAAAAGGCATGAATGAACTTATTTCCGCATCGGCGGGCAAAGATTATTTGCAGGAATTAAAAGAAAACAGAAGCGAAAACTCGTATAAAAAAAAGCAACTGATTTACTCCGAAGGCAATCATCCGTCGAGATTGTTTTATGTGGTAAAAGGTAAAGTGAAAACCTACAAACGCAACGACGACGGCAAAGAATTAATCATCGGTTTGTACAATGAAGGCGATTTTCTCGGTTATATGGCGTTGCTCGAAGGAACAACTTATAAAGAAACTGCCGAAGCATTGGAAGAAACCGAGCTTGCAATTATTCCTAAGTCGGAATTTGATGCGTTGCTCGGCAGCAATCCTGCCGTGATGAAAAAATTTATCGGCATACTTGCCGGAAATATTTATGACAACGAAGAACGATTATTGTCCACCGCTTATAATTCTTTAAGAAAAAAGGTCGCCGACACGTTGGTTACATTGTATAAAAAATATAACACGACGAACAGTGCAGATTTCTGTATCGATTTATCAAGAGAAAATCTTGCCGCCATTGCAGGCGTTGCCAAAGAATCGCTTATTCGCACATTGAGCGATTTCAAAGATGAAAAACTGATAAGCCTGCAAGGGAGCCGCATACAAATTCTCAGCTTGTCGAAGTTGGAAAATATGTTTAACTGA
- a CDS encoding PAS domain-containing sensor histidine kinase: MNKTKNISFDALFRNASMGIVIVDEHGKIVQANPFLLQQFNYQKEEDITGKSIETLIPTRFHHKHTKYVHNYNEHPKSRPMGLGMSLFAMRSDGGEFPVEVSLGNYEEDNINYTIAFVSDISKRKQAEDALKHLNEALEAKIEQRTVSLTNTVNQLAKTENDLREALEKEKELSELKSRFVSMASHEFRTPLSTILSSIYLVSKYTETEDQPKRERHVQRIVSSVNMLTDILNDFLSVGKIEEGKIQVRYTNFDAKHLVENTIGEMKGLLKNGQKIEYVHKGDLGVLLDASLLKHIVMNLLSNAIKFSGEGAAIELSSEKTENQFIFIIKDKGIGISEEDQQHLFSRFFRGANVTNIQGTGLGLHIVSKYAELMNGTITCNSQQEKGTTFTVTFNLSKE, translated from the coding sequence ATGAATAAGACAAAAAACATTAGTTTCGACGCACTTTTTCGCAATGCTTCTATGGGCATTGTAATTGTGGATGAGCATGGAAAAATTGTTCAGGCAAATCCTTTTCTGCTTCAGCAATTTAATTATCAAAAAGAAGAAGACATTACAGGCAAATCTATCGAAACGCTGATTCCTACACGTTTTCATCACAAGCACACAAAATACGTTCATAATTATAACGAGCATCCGAAAAGCCGCCCGATGGGACTTGGCATGAGCTTGTTTGCCATGCGCAGCGACGGCGGCGAGTTTCCTGTAGAAGTAAGTTTGGGAAATTATGAAGAGGATAATATCAATTATACAATTGCCTTTGTAAGCGATATTTCAAAACGAAAGCAAGCCGAAGATGCGCTCAAACATTTGAACGAAGCGCTTGAAGCAAAAATTGAACAACGAACTGTTTCATTAACCAATACAGTCAATCAGCTTGCGAAAACGGAGAATGATTTGCGCGAAGCGCTGGAAAAAGAAAAAGAATTAAGCGAGCTGAAATCGCGCTTTGTATCGATGGCATCGCACGAGTTTCGCACGCCGTTAAGTACCATACTTTCTTCTATTTATCTCGTATCGAAATACACCGAAACAGAAGACCAACCAAAACGCGAAAGGCACGTGCAGCGCATTGTTTCGTCGGTTAATATGCTCACGGATATTTTGAATGATTTCCTTTCCGTAGGAAAAATCGAGGAAGGGAAAATACAGGTTCGCTATACTAATTTCGACGCCAAGCATCTTGTTGAAAATACAATTGGCGAAATGAAAGGCTTGCTCAAAAACGGACAAAAAATTGAGTATGTACATAAAGGAGATTTGGGCGTGTTACTCGATGCGAGCTTGCTGAAGCACATCGTAATGAACCTTTTGTCCAACGCTATTAAGTTTTCGGGCGAAGGCGCAGCAATTGAATTATCAAGCGAAAAAACAGAGAATCAATTTATTTTTATCATCAAAGACAAAGGCATCGGTATTTCGGAAGAAGACCAGCAACATTTGTTCTCAAGATTTTTCAGAGGCGCCAATGTAACCAACATTCAGGGCACGGGACTTGGCTTGCATATTGTGAGCAAATACGCCGAATTGATGAACGGCACGATAACCTGCAACAGCCAACAAGAAAAAGGAACAACCTTTACGGTAACTTTTAATTTGTCAAAAGAATAA
- a CDS encoding universal stress protein, with product MKTIIVPVDFSDESKEAAFYAAEMAKQSSQSVMLVHIMPRYIQSESGRREEFLSETKRKLNQLRLRTEMRGKDKIHVCTRIYSGSFFHEINKLIKSLDFFAIVVSGKYKNKTGTALRTKIIDTARNCNIPLIIIPQSTTSGIY from the coding sequence ATGAAAACGATTATTGTTCCCGTAGATTTTTCCGATGAATCAAAAGAAGCCGCTTTTTATGCAGCAGAAATGGCAAAGCAATCGAGTCAAAGCGTAATGCTGGTTCACATAATGCCACGCTACATACAATCTGAAAGCGGGCGTAGAGAAGAGTTCTTAAGTGAAACAAAAAGAAAACTTAATCAGTTAAGACTGCGCACCGAAATGCGCGGCAAAGACAAAATTCATGTATGCACGCGCATTTATTCGGGAAGTTTTTTCCATGAGATAAACAAACTTATAAAGTCGCTCGATTTTTTTGCCATTGTCGTGAGCGGCAAGTACAAAAATAAAACAGGCACGGCGCTTAGAACCAAAATCATTGATACGGCGCGCAATTGCAATATTCCGTTAATTATCATTCCACAGTCCACCACTTCCGGCATTTATTAA